DNA sequence from the uncultured Ilyobacter sp. genome:
ATTTGAAGTTTTAGATGAAAATAAAAAATATGATTCAAGAAATTCTCTTATTTACAACGGTGTTGGAAAAATAATATTGGCTTCACAAGAGGAACTGAAAAATCTAAAAAAAATATATAATAACCGAACTCATGTACTTGGGGAACTCTTAAACATAAATCAGGGTATTGTCAGTGGATGTGACAGAGCCTTTGTATTTAGAGAGTATCAGGAAAATTATTCCGAATATTTGAAACCTTTTTATAAAAATAAAGATATTCACAAGTATATAGTAGAGGAACATAGTGAATTTTGGATACTCTACATGAATAAATATACCAAAGTCAATGAGAGTGTTTTGGATCATCTGGCAGTGTACAGAGAAAAACTGGAATCTAGAAGAGAGGCTAAAAATAAAAAGATAAACTGGTGGGAACTTCAATGGGCACGGGACAGTAAAATTTTTGAGCAGCCAAAAATAGTTGGGCGTCAAAGAAGCAGAGATAATAAGTTTGCCTATACTGAAAAGGAATTTCACGGAAGTGCAGATATTTATTATCTCACTAAAAAATCAGAAAAAGTAAATCTTTTATATATTTTAGGTTATTTGAACTCTAGTTCTTTTTACAGCTGGTTTAGATGTAACGGAAAAGTAAAGGGATACAATCTTGAATTGTATTCTACACCTCTGAAAGAAACCCCTATTTACTATCCAGATGATCAAGATAAAATCAATTACATAGAAAATTTGGTAAAAAAACAGATAGTAAATTATGATGAAGAAGTTCAGACTGAGATAGATGAATATTTTATAAATCCATATTAAAAAGGGTGCCTCGGCACCCCTTTTAACATTTTAGGATATTTTGACTCCCTTGATATCATCTAAGTCAAATTTTAATGAGAAGAAAATCTGAGATTTCTCGGAACATCCTCTTTCACTTGATTGCTTAATATCGTCAATATCCATGTCTAGGATATCACCCTTTTCAAAACTTCTTAACTTGCAATTTCTACATTTTTCCAGTGCAGGGTTATAACAACCATAGCCTTCTAAAAGAAGATTATTTTTCTCAATAATATAAACAATTTTTGCTTCCCGATCGAAATCCCTTGGAAAATTGATGCTTAAAACCATTTGTCCCTCCTTATAATAATAACCTAATGAGATATTACTCCATAAACTGAACTTTCCTTCATTTTTAATAACTTTTTTCATAATCTCGAACCAAGGGTAATCAAAATGCCTTTTGAAAAATAAGACACTTAAAGCAACGTGGGACATGAAAAGATCGATGTGAATAAGAGATGTAAAACTAATGGAGTATGGGCAAGGAAAGACTAATATCTTTCAATAATAATCGAGTAATAAGACTTTTTAGTCTCGCCTGTAACTATATCTAGTATCTCAGGCTCATGTTCTGTCACTTTAAAATTCAGGAGGTGTTCTTTGATATCTTCAGCTTCGAAGATATGAGGCTCTAACTCGACTCTTTCATCACTTTGAAACCGTATGATAATTTCCTTGTTGTTCACCATACATCTTTTGGATTCTGGTTTTAATAACTCATATCCAAACTTTTTAAGTTGACTATTCAACTCATCTATTAAAGCCATGCTGAACACCTCCTTTTATATATTTTTTCTTCATAAAGATTAATTTTCCTTTAAAAAAATAAAAAACCTGTCTAAAAATATACAGGTTTTTTTATGATTAAATTATTCATTCCTAAGGGCATCTATGGGGTTCATGTGGGCAGCCTGTCTAGCAGGATAAACACCAAAGACGAGTCCTATTAAAGTGGATATAAAAACAGATGCTGCAGTGACATTTATAGATAGAATAGGCTCTATTCCAGAGATGATACCAAAGATTTCTGATACGGCAAATCCAATAAAAATACCAATAGCACCGCCTGACAAGGAAAGAACAATAGCCTCAGTCAGGAACTGAAATAGGATATCACGATTTTTTGCCCCTATAGCCTTTCTGATACCTATCTCTTTTATCCTTTCGGTGACACTGACAAGCATTATATTCATTACTCCTATCCCTCCTACGAGAAGGGAGATAGACGCTACGAAAGTTACAAATATATTGAGGGTGGATAAAACTTCGTTAAAGGAACTTCCACGGGAGACTCTCTCTTCATACTCATATATGCCGGTGACATTTTTGTTTTCAAGTTCTGTGATGATATTTGAGAGTAAGGTCTGGGAATTCGACGGATCAGATGCTTTTACCAGTATAGAGGAATATTCATCAGTTCCCAATATTCTCTCGGCTACAGGAAGAGATATTCTACCAAATGCTGGCAAAAATCTGCTTAGACCGAGTTGATTCATACCTGCATCAGGATGTAAGAATATACCAACAATTGTAAAGGTATTTGTCTTATCAAGCGACCTAAATTCAACAGTAATTTTTTCCCCTAGAGGATTGCTATTTCCAAATATTTTTCCTGCAGTAATATTATCTATCACAATAACAGGGACTTTTTCTTCATATTCACTTGATAAAATCGGCCTTCCCATTGTATAAGTCAGTTCTTCAATGATCTCATACTCTGGAGTTGTTCCAAAAATAGCCCCACGAAGGTTCTGGTTTTTAAGGTTTTTGTAATCGACTCTTTCAAATACATAGGGAGATATTGCTTCTAAGTTTTCAGTATTTTTTAATATCGATACATCACTGCTGTTCAGGGCGAAGGCACTTCGGTAATTTTCATGTTCATCATCTGTTGATATTTCATAGACACCGAATCCACTTTTTGCAAGAGTTCCTGTTATTTTTTTCTGTCCCCCTTTTCCGATGGCCGACATGGCAATTACAGAAGATATTCCGATAATTATTCCTAGCATAGTTAGCAGGGACCTCATCTTATTGGCAGTGAGTGACTGAATGGCACTTTTAAAAGTCTCTATAAAATTCATGGTCAATCACCTCATCTTTGATTAATTTTCCATCTCGAAAACGGATTATTCTTTTACAATGAGCAGCTATACCATCTTCATGGGTTACCATAACAATGGTTACACCTTTTTGATTAAGTTCTTTAAATATAGTAAGAACTTCTTCTTCTGACTTTGAATCTAGGTTACCTGTGGGTTCATCTGCTAAAATTATATTAGGGCTTGTTACTAGAGCTCTTGCTAGGGCAGCTCTTTGACGCTGACCACCTGAAAGTTCATTTGGCCTATGATCTATTCTCTCTCCTAGTCCTACACCTTCTAAGGCTTTTACTGCCATCTCTTTTCTCTGGTGCAGATGTATTCCAGAATAAACAAGAGGTAAGGCCACATTTTCCCAAGCTTTTAATTTTGGAAGAAGATTAAAAGACTGAAAAACAAAGCCAATTCTTTTGTTTCTTATTTCAGCAAGCTGATCGTCGTCAAGATCCTCTATATTGACTCCAGACAATTTGTATTCTCCCACTGAGGTATGATCGAGACAGCCTAATATATTCATCATGGTAGATTTACCACTTCCACTAGGTCCCATAATAGCTACGAATTCTCCTTCCTTTACAGTAAAGGATACGTCATTTAGAGCCTTTAATGATATGTCACCTGTTATATATGTCTTTTCGAGGTGGTTTATTTCAATTACATTTTTCCTGGAAGAATATTTCATATTACACTCCTAAACCTTTTTCTTTTTTTTGAGGTTGTCAACACCGATTTTTACATCGGTTCCATCTTGAAGACTCTGATCTGGATCTTTTAAAATTGTAATGTTTTCCTCTAGACCTTCAACAGATACGATAGTGCTGTTATTCAGCTTTAAAGTTACATATTTTTTTCTTATGGTAGAATCAGGCTTGAGCTCAAAAACATAGTATCCATTGCTGTCCTCTAGGACTGACATTCTAGGGATAGATATACTGTCCTTGTCTACATAGGAGATTATTTCAACCTTTACATTGAATCCAGGACGTAGTTGCGAAGGGATATTCTCTAAAGTTATCTCCACTTCCACATAAGCTTCTGTAGTGCTAGAAGAGGATGAGCTTTGACTTGAGGAGTTTGAACTCGTAGCCGTAGAAAGAGTCGAGATCTTGCTGACCATCCCGTTAAATACTTTCTTATAGGCTTCTGGAGCTATTCTTACAGGTTGTCCCAATGAGATCTCATTTATGCTGTATTCTGGAACTTCTGCTATGATTATCATATCTGACAAATCAGCTATTTCAAAAAGTTCTACCTCGGTGTTTACTCTGTAGTTTTCTTCTGCGATCATTGAAATAATAGTTCCGTTAAAGGGACTTTTTATTTCATCTAGCATCTTCGAAAGCTCCTCTTTAAAATCTTCGATTTTTAAAAGAGAAGTTTCAATATCAAACTGAAGGTCTTCAACCTCTACCTTAGACGCCCCTCCTATTTTGAGGAGTTCCCTGGCATTTTCCAGGTCTCTTTGAAGTTTTTTTAGAGAGATCTCCTCTTGTTTTAGATTTCTGATAACAGTGTTTTTGTCCTCAGAATCAAAGGTCATGATTGTCTCACCGATTTTTACATAATCCCCTTCGCTATAGTAA
Encoded proteins:
- a CDS encoding TaqI-like C-terminal specificity domain-containing protein, whose product is MYSNELSTTTNYKVYTPKEIADEMAEKSLEFYFEGEYTKEKINELRIADISCGTGNLLLAALEKVLEISKKIYGECKYNPKWIEGYDIDIEALEKFRVRSQILLKKYGVTGEISTFCQNSIIYSNEKKYKIILGNPPYFGEKNNKEIFQELKKSDFGNRYYEGKMDYFYYFIEKGIDLLEDSGILSYITTNYWLKADHATKLREKVKNETNFKYVNNYNTSVFKNAPGQHNFVFSLQKSKKNDEFEVLDENKKYDSRNSLIYNGVGKIILASQEELKNLKKIYNNRTHVLGELLNINQGIVSGCDRAFVFREYQENYSEYLKPFYKNKDIHKYIVEEHSEFWILYMNKYTKVNESVLDHLAVYREKLESRREAKNKKINWWELQWARDSKIFEQPKIVGRQRSRDNKFAYTEKEFHGSADIYYLTKKSEKVNLLYILGYLNSSSFYSWFRCNGKVKGYNLELYSTPLKETPIYYPDDQDKINYIENLVKKQIVNYDEEVQTEIDEYFINPY
- a CDS encoding ABC transporter permease — translated: MNFIETFKSAIQSLTANKMRSLLTMLGIIIGISSVIAMSAIGKGGQKKITGTLAKSGFGVYEISTDDEHENYRSAFALNSSDVSILKNTENLEAISPYVFERVDYKNLKNQNLRGAIFGTTPEYEIIEELTYTMGRPILSSEYEEKVPVIVIDNITAGKIFGNSNPLGEKITVEFRSLDKTNTFTIVGIFLHPDAGMNQLGLSRFLPAFGRISLPVAERILGTDEYSSILVKASDPSNSQTLLSNIITELENKNVTGIYEYEERVSRGSSFNEVLSTLNIFVTFVASISLLVGGIGVMNIMLVSVTERIKEIGIRKAIGAKNRDILFQFLTEAIVLSLSGGAIGIFIGFAVSEIFGIISGIEPILSINVTAASVFISTLIGLVFGVYPARQAAHMNPIDALRNE
- a CDS encoding efflux RND transporter periplasmic adaptor subunit, which encodes MNLKKILIAIFIILLGITGFIFYKKTLLSEDTKRTYSVYKVKKADFEKIVEADGVIEARDTKLVYADRSLKVDKVYYSEGDYVKIGETIMTFDSEDKNTVIRNLKQEEISLKKLQRDLENARELLKIGGASKVEVEDLQFDIETSLLKIEDFKEELSKMLDEIKSPFNGTIISMIAEENYRVNTEVELFEIADLSDMIIIAEVPEYSINEISLGQPVRIAPEAYKKVFNGMVSKISTLSTATSSNSSSQSSSSSSTTEAYVEVEITLENIPSQLRPGFNVKVEIISYVDKDSISIPRMSVLEDSNGYYVFELKPDSTIRKKYVTLKLNNSTIVSVEGLEENITILKDPDQSLQDGTDVKIGVDNLKKKKKV
- a CDS encoding ABC transporter ATP-binding protein — protein: MKYSSRKNVIEINHLEKTYITGDISLKALNDVSFTVKEGEFVAIMGPSGSGKSTMMNILGCLDHTSVGEYKLSGVNIEDLDDDQLAEIRNKRIGFVFQSFNLLPKLKAWENVALPLVYSGIHLHQRKEMAVKALEGVGLGERIDHRPNELSGGQRQRAALARALVTSPNIILADEPTGNLDSKSEEEVLTIFKELNQKGVTIVMVTHEDGIAAHCKRIIRFRDGKLIKDEVIDHEFYRDF